The nucleotide sequence CTCCAGGCAGTTGCTCCTCCGCTCTCACCGCAGGCGGCAAAATGAAATAGTTGACGCAGCGATCGCCGGCCTGACAACAGATATCCGTGCTGTGGAGACAGTGGATAACCTGGAGTCACTGCGGGGCTATGAGGGAACCGCCGCTGCCCGTTACTTTTCTGCCTTTGGGCAGTTGTTCACAAACACCCACTTTCAGTTCACAACCCGCAACCGGCGTCCACCAACTGACCCGGTCAACTCCATGCTGAGTTTTGGCTACACGCTCCTGTTCAACAATGTCATGAGCTTAATCCTGGCAGAGGGGTTAAACCCTTACCTGGGCAACCTGCACCGCAATGACCGCAAGGAGATGCATCTGGCATCAGACCTGATGGAGGAGTTTCGTTCTCCGATTGTCGATAGTCTGGTGCTGACCCTGATTAACCAGCAGGTGATAAAACCAGAGGATTTTGTCACGGCTGAGCATAACGGCGGCGTTTACCTGTCAGATCCGGGACGCAGGCGATTTTTAAGGGAATTTGAGGAACGAATTTGCAGCTTAACCCAACATCCTGAAGTCAAAGCGCAGGTACCCTATCGGCGAGCAATCCAGCTTCAGGTACAGTGCTATAAGCGAGCATTGTTGGACTCGGTCCCCTACGAGGCGTTTCTGCGCTCCGCCTGACCGTTTTTATCGATTTTGATCAAGGATGTGCCGAATTTCCAGGTGTTCCCTATGAGGCATTTCCACATTCCGCCTGACCTGTCTTCTACTTCGGTCGTGTTCTAGACTTGTTGTTTTAGGTTAGATAGCAAAACCAAACTCATAACGGTTAATAAATAGCCCAATCACAATGTCATGCATCAGAATGGACTTAGAAAAGCAAATAGTTTTGCGAGCTAATCGCTTCAAGCGCGTGCGTAAAGTCAAATGCTTACGCTCAATCTTCTGCGTGTTCTGTTTGCCAACGGTATGAAGACTTGGGTCAAGCTGCCGCTCATAGGTTCCCCAACCATCTGTGTAAAACTGCATAATTCCAAACGGTTCTAATAACGCTTTGAGTTGGAGGAATGCTTCATCTTGATGCGTCGCCAACACATAAGCTAATATTTTTCCACTGTGATGGTCAATTGCATGCCATAACCAACGTTGCTGGGCTTTAGACTGGACAAAACTCCACATTTCATCGGCTTCTGCCTCTGTATCTTCCCCCTGGCAAAGCTTTACGATGCTTTGAGCGGGTTCCAACTCAGCCAGTTTGAGTTCATTCACGGCTTTGAGTTGACGATCTTTTTTTTAATTCCTCAATCACCGTCGTTGGACTAATGTGAAGGACACGGGCAGTGTCTCGAATCCCACTCCCATTCATTGCCATATCGCTGATTTGTTGCTTGACTTCAGGCAGATACCCTTGATAGGTGTATTGCAAAATAAAGGTGCGCCGATGGCATCCTGAGTTTTGACAAAAGTAGCGCTGTTTGCCGTCTGGTGTTGTGCCGTGTTTGATCACCTCAATCCCATCACACACAGGGCAGTGAATTGGTTCTAATACCATAACTTGAGTTCCCGCAACTACTGACTTCTCCATCTAACCAGTTCTTCGTAAGGAAAACAACAAACCTAGAACATTACCCCCGTCCCATTCAATTGGACCAACCACCCGTGTTCCGTCAGGAAAATTTTGACGGGTCCCAGCCCGTCAAAATTTAATCCCAATCAACTTTTTAGTCCTCAGTTACCCGTCCCATTCAATTGGACCAACCACCATGCTGGTACTGGTAGTTTATGATATTCCCGACAACAAACGCCGGGTAAAACTGTCAAATTTTCTCGAAGGCCACGGGCGGCGAGTTCAGGACAGTGTGTTCGAGTGCTTCTTAGATCTGGAAGGAATGCAGAAGCTGTATCGACAGATTGAACGCCGGGTCAACCCCCAGGAAGACAATGTCCGGTTTTACTGGATTCCAGCAGATTCTTTGCCGCGCACACTAACCATTGGCAGCTTAAAGCCCGAACCGCCACCCAGGTGCTACATCGTCTAGTAGAGTAAACACTTAATTTTGGGCACTGCTGAATAGCAGTATGAATTGGAACGAAGTTTCAATTCATACTCACTCTAATTCATACCCAGATTCAGCAATGCCTAATTTTGCAACATGAAGCCTTTGGAATGGCCAGATTTCGCTATTGTTCTACCCAACCTACGTTGCAGAACTTTTAATTTGCTCTACCAAGGTCTGCCTTAAAGGCTTCTCAAAACCTTGATCCCTCATACAAAAGGAGGAGGCTTTGACCAACCCTTAAATAAAGCACGCCCTGGGATTCCCTATAGCGCCCATCATGCGCCCTTTTGACCCTCTCCCCTGTTCCCTGTTCCCAAATCCCCAATAGATTCACCGTCCCATGTTTACAACCGCTTTAGAATTGCTATACTACGGAGGAGATTTGATAAATGTATCGTCTCATCGACACACCTGGCTTGAACCTTGAAAACCGCATATTTTCGTTGACCTCCGTCGATGGCTTTCCCGGTGGGCTTTCTGGCGCTTCGCAGAAGATGCTTGTTGAGAATCAAAGAGGCTTTTTGACAATAGTTAAGAGGTCCGTCGATTTGTCCTCTCAAAGCCCCACCTGGTAAGCTACTGTAGACGACCTGATTCAAACCCCTTCCCCGCAAGGGGACGGAAACTTCAAGGAAGCGATCGCGGGACAGGTGATCTACCCGCCGATTCAAACCCCTTCCCCGCAAGGGGACGGAAACTACAGAGCTTGAGTGGGATAACACTCCAGGGTCAGCCGATTCAAACCCCTTCCCCGCAAGGGGACGGAAACGTGGGAGTTTGACGGCTTCTGAAAAATTTCAAAACGATTCAAACCCCTTCCCCGCAAGGGGACGGAAACGATCAGGTTGCGGGCAGTGAGTTGATTCGAATTTATGGGGATTCAAACCCCTTCCCCGCAAGGGGACGGAAACAACAAAGAAAAATTGATTTACAGTTAAGTTTAGAGCAAGATTCAAACCCCTTCCCCGCAAGGGGACGGAAACTATAAGTTAGACAAATTCCAAGATAATGTCAAGCGATGATTCAAACCCCTTCCCCGCAAGGGGACGGAAACGAGTCCCGCGGAAGCCACTAACAGTAAAACCCCTCTTGTTGATTCAAACCCCTTCCCCGCAAGGGGACGGAAACAAAGGTTGGTTTTTCTTGTTTCACTGGTTCTCGACGGATTCAAACCCCTTCCCCGCAAGGGGACGGAAACACATATTTTTGAAGTTTGGGGTCAAAGACCCCAATGGCCTGATTCAAACCCCTTCCCCGCAAGGGGACGGAAACATCTTATAAGAGTAAACCAAACGGAGGAAATCCAAATGTCGATTCAAACCCCTTCCCCGCAAGGGGACGGAAACGGTTCTCGACGAACCAAAAAATTTCTGTTAAGCTCCATGATTCAAACCCCTTCCCCGCAAGGGGACGGAAACTTTTAGGTGGAGTTTTGTACCGAAAGGAATCAAATTTCGATTCAAACCCCTTCCCCGCAAGGGGACGGAAACTTCCCAGTATGGGAAATACAAACGACATATTTCTGGAGTGATTCAAACCCCTTCCCCGCAAGGGGACGGAAACGTCAGACGTTAAATATATTGACGTTTCTGAAGTAAATCGATTCAAACCCCTTCCCCGCAAGGGGACGGAAACAGTCCAAACCAACAAAGGCTTTGAATACCGAGCAATCCCCGATTCAAACCCCTTCCCCGCAAGGGGACGGAAACAGCTCTCTGATATCCGACCTGAGGACAGATGCAAGGCGATTCAAACCCCTTCCCCGCAAGGGGACGGAAACTGTCCATTTATTTAGCATTGAATTTCCTCCAAATTGATTCAAACCCCTTCCCCGCAAGGGGACGGAAACTGTCCATAAATTCCTCTACGACCGTCATAATCACCTTGATTCAAACCCCTTCCCCGCAAGGGGACGGAAACCATTGCAAAGGGACTCAACCGTAAGGCTTTTTTACCTGATTCAAACCCCTTCCCCGCAAGGGGACGGAAACTAGTAGTAATTCTGGCGTTACCCAGAGATTCAAGCGACGATTCAAACCCCTTCCCCGCAAGGGGACGGAAACTTCAGAATTAGATTCCACTTTGAATCGCTGAATTGCTCGATTCAAACCCCTTCCCCGCAAGGGGACGGAAACTTGAGTACGTCCTTTATCGAAACAAATCTGCTACATTGATTCAAACCCCTTCCCCGCAAGGGGACGGAAACGATGCCTGGTTCGGGGGGTGGGCTTAAATAATGGCAGCGATTCAAACCCCTTCCCCGCAAGGGGACGGAAACATTCTGCTCTGTTTTTGTAACTTTGATCTTTGCAAGATTCAAACCCCTTCCCCGCAAGGGGACGGAAACTTTCTATTGCTTCTGATTTAGTTTTGAAATACCCTTCAGATTCAAACCCCTTCCCCGCAAGGGGACGGAAACACCTGGAACTGAGTTCCGTCCTCTTTTTCCAGAAAGAGATTCAAACCCCTTCCCCGCAAGGGGACGGAAACAAAGAATCGCTACCCGTATCAGTAAAATCGACACCGACCGATTCAAACCCCTTCCCCGCAAGGGGACGGAAACGCATAACCACGGCGATCGCAAGTCACCACAACGCGACGGATTCAAACCCCTTCCCCGCAAGGGGACGGAAACCGTTCAAAATTGGATTGGCACGTAGTGCTGATACCAATCGATTCAAACCCCTTCCCCGCAAGGGGACGGAAACTGTAAAATTCCAAAATTACTATCAGGCTTCTTTTCTGGCGATTCAAACCCCTTCCCCGCAAGGGGACGGAAACGATTTGACGACTAAGTAGCGCATAGAACCTCCAGGGTAAAAGCGATTCAAACCCCTTCCCCGCAAGGGGACGGAAACAAGAACGGCTGGAAAGCAGTTATATCTTCTTCATAAATATGATTCAAACCCCTTCCCCGCAAGGGGACGGAAACCTGGTTGGTTCCATTACCTGGAGTTTTTTTATGGGTGATGATTCAAACCCCTTCCCCGCAAGGGGACGGAAACACATGGATTTTACGATCGCCGTGGTGAATACCAAATTGATTCAAACCCCTTCCCCGCAAGGGGACGGAAACAATATGGGCCAACCCATGTGCCAGGACAAACGCGACCGGGAGATTCAAACCCCTTCCCCGCAAGGGGACGGAAACAAGTAAACAGGTTTGCGAACTGTACGAGATTGTTCGGAGATTCAAACCCCTTCCCCGCAAGGGGACGGAAACACTGTCTAAATCCGACAGTAGGATTAACGTTTCTTCAAGATTCAAACCCCTTCCCCGCAAGGGGACGGAAACAACAAGGACGTTAATACTCAACAAGTGAAGTCAATTCTTCCTGATTCAAACCCCTTCCCCGCAAGGGGACGGAAACGCCGATTTGAAATTCAACGGGAACACCTACTTGCGATTCAAACCCCTTCCCCGCAAGGGGACGGAAACTATCAGATCTATAGGACTTGATAAACTTATCAAGCTGAGACTGATTCAAACCCCTTCCCCGCAAGGGGACGGAAACAATTCTGAAAATCCTGGATTGCTGATACTGGACGAGATTGATTCAAACCCCTTCCCCGCAAGGGGACGGAAACACAATCTGGTGCGGACGTTGCCACAACTTCCCTAGATTCAAACCCCTTCCCCGCAAGGGGACGGAAACATTAGAATCCCTGCACTTAACCTTCAAAAGCATTACAGATTCAAACCCCTTCCCCGCAAGGGGACGGAAACAAATTCTCCTCTATTTTGACAGATACAAAGGTTATTAATGATTCAAACCCCTTCCCCGCAAGGGGACGGAAACAGAATAATCTCGGGTTTCTTGTCACATTCATGGTCCTGATTCAAACCCCTTCCCCGCAAGGGGA is from Leptothermofonsia sichuanensis E412 and encodes:
- the cas1 gene encoding CRISPR-associated endonuclease Cas1, with product MSTLYLMQQGATLRREQGRFLIEPPGNDLDEPCLEIPIQEIERILVLGNIQLTNAAISSCLEAQIPVVFLSRTGSYKGHLWSAELGDLKAEAAQFRCYSDPEFQLEMAKTLVWGKLVNSRQLLLRSHRRRQNEIVDAAIAGLTTDIRAVETVDNLESLRGYEGTAAARYFSAFGQLFTNTHFQFTTRNRRPPTDPVNSMLSFGYTLLFNNVMSLILAEGLNPYLGNLHRNDRKEMHLASDLMEEFRSPIVDSLVLTLINQQVIKPEDFVTAEHNGGVYLSDPGRRRFLREFEERICSLTQHPEVKAQVPYRRAIQLQVQCYKRALLDSVPYEAFLRSA
- a CDS encoding IS1 family transposase (programmed frameshift), with amino-acid sequence MVLEPIHCPVCDGIEVIKHGTTPDGKQRYFCQNSGCHRRTFILQYTYQGYLPEVKQQISDMAMNGSGIRDTARVLHISPTTVIEELKKDRQLKAVNELKLAELEPAQSIVKLCQGEDTEAEADEMWSFVQSKAQQRWLWHAIDHHSGKILAYVLATHQDEAFLQLKALLEPFGIMQFYTDGWGTYERQLDPSLHTVGKQNTQKIERKHLTLRTRLKRLARKTICFSKSILMHDIVIGLFINRYEFGFAI
- the cas2 gene encoding CRISPR-associated endonuclease Cas2, which codes for MLVLVVYDIPDNKRRVKLSNFLEGHGRRVQDSVFECFLDLEGMQKLYRQIERRVNPQEDNVRFYWIPADSLPRTLTIGSLKPEPPPRCYIV